The sequence ATACAGGAACCGTATGAAATGTAAAATCTGCAAAGCCGAGGCCGTGGTGGCTCTGCGCAGCCACAACGCCGCCTTTTGCCCCGACTGTTACAAGGATTTTTTTGCCCGCCAGGTGGAACGCGGCATTGAAGGCCAAAAGCTGTTTACCCGCGATGAGCGTGTGCTGGTGGCCCTTTCTGGCGGCAAGGATTCGCTGGCGCTCATGCTTGAGCTCTCCCGTCAGGGATACAACGTAACCGGTCTGCACATTGATCTGGATATTCCGGTTTCTTCCGCTGCGGCGCGCGGCGTGGTTGAACGCTTTTGCGCCAAGCACGGCCTCAAGCTGATGGTCAAGGAAATGGCCGCAGAAGGCCTGTCCATTCCGCTGGTCAAGGAAAGGCTGCACCGACCCATCTGCTCGGCCTGCGGCAAGATCAAGCGCCATTTCTTCAACAAGGTCGCTCTGGACGAAGGCTTTGACGCCCTCGCAACCGGGCATAACCTGGACGATGAAGTGGCCCGTCTTTTCAGCAACACCTTGCGCTGGGATACCTCGTATCTTTCAGATCAGGGGCCACGGCTGGAGAGCGAACACGGCTTTTCGCGCAAGGTTAAGCCTCTGTGGCGGCTTTCGGAATTTGAAACGGCCAACTACGCCTTTCTTATGGGCATAGAAAACCACTACGCCCCCTGCCCATACAGCCCCGGTGCGAGCTTCACCACGCTCAAGGGTCTGATGCAGAATCTCGAGGCCGCCATGCCTGGCCGCAAGCTGGATTTCTATCAGGGTTTTCTCGCGCGCGGGCGGCCCGTGTTTGCCCGCCGTGAGGCGGAGGAAGGCCTGGAGTTGGCCCCTTGCACGGAATGCGGCTATCCCACATCCTCCGGCGACCGTTGCGGCGTGTGCCGCATCCGCTCCGCCCTGCTTGACGAGGGCTAGAAAGAACATCACCTTGTGCAAAACGGCCCGGCAGTCGCCGGGCCGTTTTGTGCGTTTACTACGGTCTATTCTTCATATTTCCTGAAGACGAGCGAAGCGTTATGCCCCCCAAAACCAAAAGAGTTGGAAAGCGCATAACGAGTGGACGTCTGCTCGGCCTTGTTGCAGACGTGCGGAATATCGCACTCGCCATCGGGTG is a genomic window of uncultured Desulfovibrio sp. containing:
- a CDS encoding ATP-binding protein — translated: MKCKICKAEAVVALRSHNAAFCPDCYKDFFARQVERGIEGQKLFTRDERVLVALSGGKDSLALMLELSRQGYNVTGLHIDLDIPVSSAAARGVVERFCAKHGLKLMVKEMAAEGLSIPLVKERLHRPICSACGKIKRHFFNKVALDEGFDALATGHNLDDEVARLFSNTLRWDTSYLSDQGPRLESEHGFSRKVKPLWRLSEFETANYAFLMGIENHYAPCPYSPGASFTTLKGLMQNLEAAMPGRKLDFYQGFLARGRPVFARREAEEGLELAPCTECGYPTSSGDRCGVCRIRSALLDEG